One Gadus morhua chromosome 1, gadMor3.0, whole genome shotgun sequence DNA segment encodes these proteins:
- the lrrc23 gene encoding leucine-rich repeat-containing protein 23 isoform X1 has protein sequence MVTTTNAAQKPEPLIERCSLVQSSFNVFYINCKYQHLGRASEMDDDSLSEGEGELKEVAEQPEVKVGPLTRNTIVPYLSLLCRTGNGLAHAFVKLDLNDKKLSDLEALRKYVHLRFLDVSNNHLTDLSCLTSLNQLLWLKIDNNAVSSLKKLPLDQFPYLQWLSLARNQLEDMAGLGGTALENLNLSGNKIQRVHGLQYGQLTNLGILELRGNCLDTTDGIYLPKLRKLYLAQNVIKRLEGLERLELLTTLHLRDNQLETLEGISPRMTSLKYLNVRGNLISNQKALQSLVPLLGTLQAVVILDNPLAESGDYRIAVLTCLMHLERLDKELVSSEERAEAQERLKELAVEEEIPETEDTS, from the exons ATGGTTACGACAACAAACGCGGCCCAGAAGCCAGAGCCGCTAATTGAACGGTGCTCGCTAGTTCAGTCATCCTTTAACGTGTTCTACATTAACTGCAAATACCAGCACTTAG GGAGAGCATCTGAGATGGACGACGATTCTCTGTCTGAAGGCGAAGGAGAGCTAAAGGAAGTGGCAGAGCAACCTGAGGTCAAG GTCGGCCCTTTGACCCGCAACACCATTGTGCCTTACCTCTCACTACTGTGCCGAACAGGAAACGGACTAGCTCATGCTTTTGTCAAACTGGACCTGAATGACAA GAAACTATCAGACCTAGAGGCCCTACGCAAATATGTACACCTGCGTTTCCTGGATGTGTCCAACAATCACCTCACTGACCTTTCTTGCCTGACTTCATTGAACCAGCTGCTTTGGTTGAAG ATTGATAATAATGCAGTGTCAAGTTTAAAAAAGCTACCTCTAGATCAGTTTCCCTACCTGCAATGGCTGAGCTTGGCTAGGAACCAGTTGGAGGATATGGCGGGCCTGGGTGGAACTGCCCTCGAGAACCTCAATCTTAGTG GTAACAAAATCCAGAGAGTGCACGGCCTACAGTATGGTCAACTGACCAACCTGGGGATCCTAGAGCTGAGGGGCAACTGCTTGGACACGACCGATGGCATCTATCTTCCAAAACTTCGGAAACTTTATCTG GCCCAGAACGTCATAAAGCGCCTGGAGggtctggagagactggagctTCTCACCACGTTACACCTCCGAGACAACCAGCTGGAGACCCTGGAAGGCATTAGCCCCAGGATGACATCTCTGAAGTACCTCAATGTCAG GGGTAATCTGATATCCAATCAGAAGGCCCTGCAGAGTCTTGTTCCTCTGCTTGGCACACTACAAGCTGTGGTTATCTTGGATAATCCACTGGCTGAGTCCGGGGACTACCGCATTGCGGTGCTGACCTGTCTGATGCACCTGGAGCGGCTGGACAAGGAGCTTGTCTCATCAGAGGAGAGGGCGGAAGCACAGGAGAGACTCAAA GAACTTGCGGTGGAAGAAGAAATACCTGAGACGGAGGACACTTCGTGA
- the lrrc23 gene encoding leucine-rich repeat-containing protein 23 isoform X2, whose translation MDDDSLSEGEGELKEVAEQPEVKVGPLTRNTIVPYLSLLCRTGNGLAHAFVKLDLNDKKLSDLEALRKYVHLRFLDVSNNHLTDLSCLTSLNQLLWLKIDNNAVSSLKKLPLDQFPYLQWLSLARNQLEDMAGLGGTALENLNLSGNKIQRVHGLQYGQLTNLGILELRGNCLDTTDGIYLPKLRKLYLAQNVIKRLEGLERLELLTTLHLRDNQLETLEGISPRMTSLKYLNVRGNLISNQKALQSLVPLLGTLQAVVILDNPLAESGDYRIAVLTCLMHLERLDKELVSSEERAEAQERLKELAVEEEIPETEDTS comes from the exons ATGGACGACGATTCTCTGTCTGAAGGCGAAGGAGAGCTAAAGGAAGTGGCAGAGCAACCTGAGGTCAAG GTCGGCCCTTTGACCCGCAACACCATTGTGCCTTACCTCTCACTACTGTGCCGAACAGGAAACGGACTAGCTCATGCTTTTGTCAAACTGGACCTGAATGACAA GAAACTATCAGACCTAGAGGCCCTACGCAAATATGTACACCTGCGTTTCCTGGATGTGTCCAACAATCACCTCACTGACCTTTCTTGCCTGACTTCATTGAACCAGCTGCTTTGGTTGAAG ATTGATAATAATGCAGTGTCAAGTTTAAAAAAGCTACCTCTAGATCAGTTTCCCTACCTGCAATGGCTGAGCTTGGCTAGGAACCAGTTGGAGGATATGGCGGGCCTGGGTGGAACTGCCCTCGAGAACCTCAATCTTAGTG GTAACAAAATCCAGAGAGTGCACGGCCTACAGTATGGTCAACTGACCAACCTGGGGATCCTAGAGCTGAGGGGCAACTGCTTGGACACGACCGATGGCATCTATCTTCCAAAACTTCGGAAACTTTATCTG GCCCAGAACGTCATAAAGCGCCTGGAGggtctggagagactggagctTCTCACCACGTTACACCTCCGAGACAACCAGCTGGAGACCCTGGAAGGCATTAGCCCCAGGATGACATCTCTGAAGTACCTCAATGTCAG GGGTAATCTGATATCCAATCAGAAGGCCCTGCAGAGTCTTGTTCCTCTGCTTGGCACACTACAAGCTGTGGTTATCTTGGATAATCCACTGGCTGAGTCCGGGGACTACCGCATTGCGGTGCTGACCTGTCTGATGCACCTGGAGCGGCTGGACAAGGAGCTTGTCTCATCAGAGGAGAGGGCGGAAGCACAGGAGAGACTCAAA GAACTTGCGGTGGAAGAAGAAATACCTGAGACGGAGGACACTTCGTGA